The following proteins are co-located in the Tachysurus vachellii isolate PV-2020 chromosome 19, HZAU_Pvac_v1, whole genome shotgun sequence genome:
- the lrrc23 gene encoding leucine-rich repeat-containing protein 23: MSGSDEEDVKLGDSEEKQEEDYSEETASEQHKVEPCSLTQDVIGQKLSLLCRTGDGLSHAFVRLDLQNRNLADIVLLSSFVHLRFLDISSNYLTDLSPLANLTELLWIKADNNCIQSVQGQPFSQLPYLQWLSLKSNCLSDTEGLGGSALESLNLTGNTIEKVSGLDYNNLTNLLSLELRGNHLETTDGIYLPNLRCLYLAQNRIKRLEGLDKLEHLTILHLRDNQLETLDGISPSMKSLQYLNVRGNMVSSQHALQSLMGVAHSLRTLVLADNPLSETENYRLIVISSLPLLEKLDKVHVSSEEQTEAEERITEFQNITKQEDNLTSQ, from the exons ATGTCAGGATCTGACGAAGAGGATGTGAAGTTAGGTGATTCTGAGGAAAAGCAGGAGGAAGATTACTCAGAAGAAACAGCGTCAGAACAACACAAA GTTGAACCCTGCTCATTAACACAGGATGTAATAGGACAGAAACTTTCCTTATTGTGCCGGACAGGTGATGGACTTTCTCATGCATTTGTCAGACTTGACCTACAAAACAG GAATTTGGCAGATATTGTCTTATTGAGTTCATTTGTCCATCTGCGTTTCCTGGACATCTCATCCAACTACCTGACAGACCTTTCTCCACTGGCTAACCTGACTGAActtctttggataaaagcagaTAACAATTGTATTCAGAGTGTTCAAGGTCAGCCATTCAGCCAGCTTCCTTATCTGCAGTGGCTCAGCCTCAAGTCCAATTGTTTGAGTGATACAGAGGGCCTTGGTGGGTCTGCACTGGAAAGCCTTAATCTTACAG GTAATACCATTGAGAAAGTGTCTGGCCTTGATTATAACAACCTGACCAATCTACTATCTTTGGAGCTGAGAGGAAACCATTTAGAAACTACAGATGGTATTTATCTCCCCAACCTGCGTTGTCTTTATCTG GCCCAGAACAGAATAAAACGATTAGAAGGACTGGACAAACTGGAGCATCTAACAATCCTTCACCTTAGAGACAACCAGCTAGAGACACTGGATGGAATCAGTCCCAGTATGAAATCTCTGCAGTATCTTAATGTCAG AGGAAACATGGTATCTTCCCAGCATGCATTACAAAGCCTGATGGGTGTTGCTCACTCATTACGGACCCTCGTGCTGGCAGACAACCCTCTGTCAGAGACAGAGAATTACAGGCTCATTGTCATCTCAAGCCTCCCTCTTCTTGAAAAACTAGACAAGGTTCATGTCTCTTCTGAGGAGCAGACTGAAGCTGAAGAAAGAATCACg GAATTCCAGAACATCACAAAACAAGAAGACAATTTAACAAGCCAATAG